The following proteins are encoded in a genomic region of candidate division WOR-3 bacterium:
- the cas5b gene encoding type I-B CRISPR-associated protein Cas5b, with translation MEILRLKIFQPHAHYRIPFTFSRRHTYPIPPYSTVVGFICNLLGIKNQEEEKFKNLKEGLSLAIYGKFESLTREYLWLRNLEKNSHKDRFGSEDKRTIDHIPEHPGGQMPTRIDVLENVKLIIYIYHPDEKFLEELKETFKNPQKRVYPLHLGRAEDLILFEEKPEETMKIIEVAEDKKEPFYGQFDYYTWIPHPSYLLNKNFYPQEFEKFFTKIKGSYHFITSFYEIKNGMRNFKYVLVKLFEQGDFPFNFGTPFEFLADRELNIPLFFAKII, from the coding sequence ACTTTTTCCAGAAGACATACCTATCCTATTCCGCCTTATTCAACTGTTGTTGGATTTATTTGTAATCTTTTGGGAATAAAGAATCAAGAAGAAGAAAAATTTAAGAACCTAAAAGAAGGTCTATCTTTGGCAATTTATGGAAAGTTTGAATCCTTAACGAGAGAATATCTTTGGCTTAGAAATCTGGAAAAAAATTCTCATAAAGACCGCTTTGGTTCCGAAGATAAGAGAACTATCGACCATATACCAGAACATCCCGGCGGCCAAATGCCAACAAGAATAGACGTTCTTGAAAACGTAAAACTCATAATTTATATTTATCATCCTGATGAAAAATTTTTAGAAGAATTAAAAGAAACTTTTAAAAATCCTCAAAAAAGAGTTTATCCTTTACATTTGGGAAGGGCAGAAGACCTAATTTTATTTGAAGAGAAACCAGAAGAAACAATGAAAATTATAGAAGTTGCTGAAGATAAAAAAGAACCTTTTTATGGCCAGTTTGACTATTACACTTGGATTCCCCATCCTTCCTATTTGCTTAATAAAAATTTTTATCCGCAAGAATTTGAAAAATTCTTTACTAAAATAAAAGGAAGTTATCATTTTATTACTTCTTTTTACGAAATTAAAAATGGAATGAGAAATTTTAAGTATGTTCTTGTTAAACTTTTTGAACAGGGTGATTTTCCCTTTAATTTTGGAACTCCTTTTGAATTTTTAGCAGATAGGGAATTAAACATTCCTTTATTTTTTGCTAAAATAATATAA